One window of the Osmerus mordax isolate fOsmMor3 chromosome 2, fOsmMor3.pri, whole genome shotgun sequence genome contains the following:
- the LOC136959627 gene encoding homeobox protein ESX1-like yields MAGGSSPVPLVSRPPGVPLVSCPPGVPLASRPPGVPLVSRPPGVPLVSCPPGVPLVSRPPGVPLVSCPPGVPLVSCPPGVPLASRPPGVPLPSPWCPVPLASPWCPVPLASCPPGVLSPWRPPGVPKPLASRPPGVLSPWRPNPLVSCPPGVPSPC; encoded by the coding sequence ATGGCTGGAGGCTCCTCTCCCGTCCCCCTGGTGTCCCGTCCCCCTGGCGTCCCCCTGGTGTCCTGTCCCCCTGGCGTCCCCCTGGCATCCCGTCCCCCTGGCGTCCCCCTGGTGTCCCGTCCCCCTGGCGTCCCCCTGGTGTCCTGTCCCCCTGGCGTCCCCCTGGTGTCCCGTCCCCCTGGCGTCCCCCTGGTGTCCTGTCCCCCTGGCGTCCCCCTGGTGTCCTGTCCCCCTGGCGTCCCCCTGGCATCCCGTCCCCCTGGTGTCCCCCTGCCGTCCCCCTGGTGTCCTGTCCCCCTGGCGTCCCCCTGGTGTCCCGTCCCCCTGGCGTCCTGTCCCCCTGGCGTCCTGTCCCCCTGGCGTCCCCCTGGTGTCCCGAAACCCCTGGCGTCCCGTCCCCCTGGCGTCCTGTCCCCCTGGCGTCCCAACCCCCTGGTGTCCTGTCCCCCTGGTGTCCCGTCCCCCTGCTGA